From the genome of Thiomicrorhabdus indica:
TTTTTATAAAGTCAGCTTGTTTAATCAGATGACCTTATAAATATGAGCGCTTACTAATATAAAGTTTTTGGATTGCAGTATTTATGAATTCGGGTTTTTTTTGTTTTTGCATTGCGTCATAATACCCACCGAATTTATGGGTTTCATAAACCTATAGCATAAGCCTGTTTTAGGCAAAAACTACTAAAACCAACTAGGGGACTTTATGGGAAATAAAGTTAAATTTTCTGCTATTTTGTTGGCAGTTTATACCGTCCTGTACTTTGGTGTTGCACTAATGGTTAGTGCAAGCTTCAAAGACCTTGCGGCGACTGAAATTGCGGGTGCACCACTGGCAATCTGGGGTGGATTGGTTGTAATTATCACTGGCGTGATCATTACCCGTCTGTATTTGAAAAAAATGGATTCCGAGGAAACTAACTAATGGAAAATTTAGTTGCATTAATTATCGTTGGTCTCGGGATTGCATTGTCAATCGCGATTAGTTTTTACCACTCCAAATCGACCAGTAGTACTGCGAACTTCTATGTTGCAGGTGGAGGTCTGTCACCAAAAGTAAACGGTCTAGCAATGTTAGGTGATTACGCTTCTGCAGCAAGTTTCTTGGGGGTCGCTGGAGCGGTTGCCTTACTTGGTGTTGATGGTTGGTGGCTTGCAATTGGTTTCTTTGCTGCATGGATTGTGGTTTTGATTGCGATTTCTAGCCCATTGAAAAACGTTGGTAAGTTTACTGTGGCAGATGTATTAAATGCCCGCTTTACAGAAAACTCGACTAAAATTCGTACGGTTGCAATGGCATCGACGCTTGTACTTTGTGTCATGTATTTGGTTCCACAGATCGTAGGTGCTGGACATCTGTTTGGTTTGTTATTGGGTTGGGACTATCTTCCAACCGTTTTGGTGACTGGATCTTTGATGGCACTGTTTGTCATTATTGGCGGTATGAAAGGAACGTCTTATAACCAAGCCATCCAAGGTGCGATTCTGTTTGGTGCGATGTTATTCTTGCTGGTATTCGGTGTGATTCACTTATTCGGTGGTAACCCTGCTGGAGTGATTGAAGCATCAGAGCAAATGGTTCCAGCAAAACTTGCCGCTGAAAATGCAGCAGCTGTTGCAGCGGCTCAAGCGGCTGGATCTCCTGGTGAAGCTGTCGATGCAGTTCGTGCATTGATGCCTGAAGCGGCTTCTGCTGTGACGCCGGGAGTTGGACTTCGTGACTTTGCAAACCAAGCATCTCTCGTTATTGCTTTGTTTTTAGGTGTTCTTGGTCTTCCTCATATCCTTATTAAGTTCTATACAGTTTCTAATGCATCTGATGCTCGTAAATCTGCAGAAATCACGATTTGGGGTCTGGCGGTATTCTATGCAGCAATCTTCTTTGTTGGTTTGATTGCAATGTATGCATTGTATCCTGAGCTGTTGAAGCTGATTGCGGATGGTAAAGTGGGTGTTGCGAAAAACATGACTATGCCAATGTTAGGTGACATGTTAGGTGGTCAAATCCTGATGGGTGTGATTGCAGCTGGTGCGATGGCAGCAATGCTTTCAACGTCTGCTGGTTTATTGATTTCTGCCACGTCTTCACTTTCTCATGACCTTTATAAAGGTGTGATTAACCCGAACTCCACAGATGAGCAAGAACTTCGTTTTGCGAAAATCGGTGCTTTCTTCCTAGCAGTTGTTGCAATTGCAATGTCTGTATGGCTTAAAGAAGAAAACGTCGCAATGCTTGTAGGTATGTGTTTCGGTATTGCAGCTTCAACTTTTGCACCTGCGCTTGTATTCGCTGTTTGGTGGAAAGGTTTGACTAGTCAAGCAGTTATCTGGGGTATGGCAACGGGTCTAGTGCTTTCATTGCTATTCACCTTTTCAAAATTCTTCGGTGCGAAAACAATGTTGGGTCTAGATGTTCTAGTGAACCCAGCACTTTATTCTGTACCTGTTGCGATTATCGTAACGCTTGTGGTTGCCAAAATGACAAGTGACAAAGGTAACGTTGAAGAGTTTATGGAAAAAGCACACGGCAAATAAGCTTTACGTTTTTTCTAGTCTTAAAAAAGGGAGCTAAACAGTCGTTTAGCTCCCTTTTTTGTGCTCAATCATCTTAAATAATATTCGCTTGCAGTATGATTGAAATAGTTTCCATTAGGATTGTTAACTATGGCTTTGATACAGCAACGAGAATTTCTTTCTAAAATCACACCGTTTACCGAACTGCCTAACGATTTGTTAAATCAACTCGCTGATAGCATGGATATTGTCTACTTGCCCGAACGGACTGAAATCACTTTTCAAAACGAATTGGCGCTACTTTATATTTTGATTAAAGGAAAAGTTACGGAGTACCGTGATGAAGAAGTGACTTCTCATTACAGTGTGAGAGGTTTCTTTGGGGACAGCGCGATTCTTGAAAAGTCTCAAAGCCACGTCAAGTTCGTGGTGGATGAAGAGGCGATTGCCTATAAGTTACCGGCCGGTAAGTTTCTGCACGCTTTTAACGAGCACGAAGCTTTTGCAGATTTTTTTAATGCATCCATTGTTGAAAAACTTAATCGAATTCATGAAACCCAACAGACGGCCACTTCGACAGAAGTGATGATGGATACAGTAATCAGTGCGCCTATTCAGAAACTGGTTTCAGTTACTCAAAAGGCCAGTATTTTAGAAGCTACTCAGGCGATGACTGATGCGCGTTCAGATGCTTGTTTAGTTGAGTTTTCTGAAGGAGAGAGTGGAATTATTACTTCAACTGATATTTTGAAATTCGTCGCACTGGGTGAAACCGATAGAATTAATGCACCTAGTGGGGTGCAATCTATTTGTAACCGGCCGGTCTATTCTGTGCATGAATTTGATTATCTTTTTAACGCATTACTTAAAATGACTCGCTTTCAAATTGACCGTTTAGCGGTTCGTAGTGATTTAGGGTTTGTTGGTTTTTTGCATCAGAAGGATTTAATGAGTCTGTTTGCTAACCAATCCGGTTTGGTGTTAACAAAAGTCGAAAAATCAACCACGGTTGAGGATTTGATTGGTATTGGTGAGCAAGTTGATGCGATGGTGCATAATCTGAATCGTAAAGGGATTAAAACCCATTACATTGCCAAACTTGTCAATGAACTTCATCGAAAAATGATTGCCAAATTGGTTGAATTTATCCTACCTGAAACATTGCAGGAGAAAGTCTGTCTATTTGTTATGGGTTCAGAAGGCCGTTCAGAGCAAGTTATTCGTACCGATCAAGATAATGCGCTGATCTATGACAATGAGTTAAATGCTGAGCAATTGACGCAATTGCATGCGTTTACAAAAGCGTTTACGGAAAATCTCATGAAAATGGGATTTCCTCCCTGTCCGGGAAACATCATGCTCTCAAACCCTGAATGGTGCCAGAGTCAGGCCAGTTTTTCACAAACGGTAGAAGGATGGTTTGATGAAAGTACGGAAGGAAGCTTTATGAATGCAGCGATTTTATTTGATGCAGAGTTTGTCTTTGGTGAGTCGCACTGGTTAAATGACATAAAGCGTTTATTGATCCATCTAAATATTAAACATTCCAATTTCTTACGCCACTTTGCCATACAGTCTCTAAAGTTTAATACCCCTGTTGGCTTTTTTGGCGGCTTGATTGCTGATTCGGAATCAGGAATTGAAGTGATTGATATTAAAAAAGGTGGAATTTTTAGTATTGTGCATGGAATTCGATGTTACGCCCTCGAACTTGGGATTAAGGCGACTAATACACATTGGCGAATTAAAGCCTTAATGGATGCTGGGGTTTTCGAGCAAGAATTTGGTATCGAATTAGGGGAAACACTTAACTTTTTAAATACTCTTAGATTGGAGTCCATGTTGCATCAATTGGATTCAGGGGTTGAATTGCCCGACAATAAAATTCGTTTGGCGGAGTTAAGCCATATGCAACAAGACTTACTTAAACAAAGTTTTAATGTGGTTGATGTTTTTAAAAAACGACTTTCACATCATTTTGGTTTGAATGGAATGTTGTAATGAGTCTGATTGAACGAGGAATTACTTTTTTTCAAAAAAACCGTTTAAGCAAACAAAAACAAAAACTTAAGGGTGAAAGTTATGAATACTTATTTAATGTAATTCCTGATGAATTTGTCTGTTTTGATTGTGAAACCACAGGGCTTAATACGAAGAAAGACAAAATCATTACTCTCAGTGCCATTAAAGTTGTTGGTCACGAAGTGTTGACGAGCCAAAGTTTAAACTTAGTGATTAAACAAGAACGGAAAATCTCGGCTGACAGTATTGCAATTCATCAGATACGTAATTTGGATGTTGCCAATAGTTCGTTTATCTATTTAGATGAGTTTAGTGCAATTCAAGACTTTTTGGCTTTTATACAGGGACGCACACTCGTCGGATATTATTTGGATTTCGATGTGTCAATGGTTAATCGGGTGATTAAACCTGTGTTAGGGATTGATTTACCAAATCCACGCATCGAAACTTCGGCCATGTTTCATGAGTACACTCGACAAAAATATAAGCGTTCTTGTATTGAGCCAAATATCGACTTGTCTTTTTCGCATATATTGAAAACGTTGCAAATCCCGAACATGGGTCAACATGATGCCTATAATGATGCTTTGATGACCGCTTTTATCTTTGTAAAGTTAAAAAGGCTGTTAGCAGAGGGAAATAAACCTTAGAAATATGGCTGTTGCCTTGACAAAATGGCTTTTTTTCTTATAATTCAAGCCAGATTTTTTAAACATTCTTGAGATTTGTTAAATATCTAAATATTTAACGGGTGCTCAAATTTTAAAAAACCCCGTTTTTACGGGGTTTTTTGTTATTTAAATCCACAAAAATTTTCCACAAAATATTCGTTTGGATAGCGTCAGTGAGATTAGAAGAAAAACTTGAACAGCTTTTAGCGCCCACGATTGAGTCTATGGGCTTTGAATTGTGGGGTATTGAATATATACCGGCCGGTAAACATTCAACACTTCGTATTTATATTGAAAAAGAAGGCGGCGTAAATGTTGATGATTGCAGTGATGTAAGTCGTCAGGTAAGTGCCATTATGGATGTAGAAGACCCGATCAGCAGTGCCTACAACCTAGAAGTTTCCTCGCCTGGTATGGATCGTCAGCTATTCAAACCTGAGCAATTTATCCGCTACAAAGGTGAGCAGGTACAAATTCGCACCAGTATTGCCGTTTTAGGACGCAAGCGTTTCAAAGGACCAATGCTGACAGTCACAGAAGACGGTATCGAAGTGGAAGTGGATGCTGAACTTTACGAAATTCCATTTGATTTAATTGAAAAAGCCAACCTTGTGGCTGTGTTTTAGTCGATTTTAAAAGGCGTACAGAGAAATGAGTAGAAAGGATGTATTAGCGGTCGTTGAAATCATGGCCAATGAGAAAGGCGTTGATAAAGAAATTATTTTCGATGCTATTGAGACCGCACTGGCCACTGCAACTCGACGCAGTCATGATGACGAAATCGATGCGCGTGTAGAAATTAACCGTATTTCTGGTGATTACAAAACTTATCGTCGCTGGGAAGTTATTGAAGACGATGTTTATATTGAAGACAATGTTGGTTGGTATATTCGCCACATGGATGCAGTCGATGAAAAACCTGGTTCTGAGGTAGGTGAGTTCATCGAAGAAGAAATTGAATCGATTGATTTCGGACGTATTGGTGCCCAAACGGCCAAGCAAGTCATTATCCAAAAGGTTCGTGAAGCGGAACGTAAGAAAGTCGTAGAAGTTTATGAGAAGCGCATTGGTGAAATTCTTACAGGGCAAGTCAAGCGTGTCGATCGTGGAGATGTAATCCTCGATTTAGGTGATAACGTTGATGCCTTAATTCCACGTAATCAACTTGTTGGACGAGAAAATTTCCGTATGGGTGATCGTGTTCGCGCTTACTTACAAGAAGTTTCTTTCCGTCCACGTGGGCCTTTATTAACCATGTCACGTGCTTGTAACGAAATGTTGATAGAGTTATTTAAAATCGAAGTGCCTGAAATTTCAGATGATTTGATTGATGTGATGTCAGCTGCTCGCGATGTTGGTTTCCGTGCAAAAATCGCGGTTCGTGCAAATGACCCACGCTTAGACCCAATCGGTGCCTGTGTTGGTATGCGCGGTGGTCGTGTTCAAGCGGTGACTAATGAACTTAACGGTGAACGTATCGATATCATTATGTGGGATGCCAACGATGCACAATTTGTCATCAATGCAATGGCACCGGCAGAAGTAACAAACATCATGGTCGATGAAGATTCTCATACCATGGATATTGCTGTGGAAGATGAGCAATTGTCGCAAGCGATTGGTAAGAACGGGCAAAACGTTCGCCTTGCCTCTGAATTGACCGGTTGGGAACTCAATGTGATGACTCAATCAGATATGTCGGAAAAGCATGAATTAGAATCGCGTGACCAAATCAATATCTTCGTTAACGCATTGGATATTGATGATGAATTTGCTGAAGTCCTAGTTGGCGAAGGTTTTACAACCCTAGAAGAAGTGGCTTATGTTCCAGCTGCTGAAATGCTAGAAATTGACGGGTTTGATGAAGATCTTGTCACAGAATTAAAGCAACGTGCTAAGGATGCGTTATTAACGCAAGCGATTGCTGAAGAAGAAAAGGCGGCTCTAGCTGAGCCGGCTGAAGATTTGCTGAACCTTGAGGGCATGAATCCTGAAATGGCAAAAACTTTGGCGCAAAGTGGTGTGATAACTCAAGAAGATTTGGCCGAACTCGGCACTGATGAGTTATTAGAGCTTGTGGAGTTGGATGAAGCTGCTGCCGCAGAATTGATTTTGAAAGCACGCGCACCATGGTTTGAATAACATAAGGGAGAGGTTTAATGGCTCAAGTCACAATCAAAAAATTTGCAGAAACACTCAACCTTTCTGTTGAAAAACTTTTAACCCAATTGGATGAATCTGGGGTTAAAGGGAAAAAGTCGGATGATTCTATTACAGAAGATGAAAAATTAACCTTGTTGGGTTATTTGAAAAGTTTACATGGTGAGTCTGCTGAAGCACCGAAAAAAGTTACTTTACGTCGTAAACAAACACAAACACTGTCGACTGGTAAACGAAAAGTAAACGTTGAAGTGCGTAAAAAGCGTACTTACGTTAAGAAAGAAGAGCAAGTTGAACCCGAGGAGGTTCCGACAGAAGAACCTACCGAAGCACCAACTCCTGCTCCAACAACAGCACCTTCAGTAGATGCGAAAAAAGATGAAGTCATTGATGAGTCTTTGTTGAAACCGCATAATCAAGGTGAGAAACATGAAAAGCCTAAGGCTGATAAAGAACCGGTAGCAAAATCACCAGTAGATGTTGCTCCGCTTCCTCCAAAAGAGGATCACTCTAAGGCCGCTAAGAAATCGAAAGATAAAAAACATCAAGACAACCGTGAGCTGTCGGAACGTAAAGACAAGCCTAAAGGTAAAGCTGCGAAGAAATCTAAAGGCAGTTTTTTGGATGAAGGTCGCAATCGTATGCGTGGTAAAAACCGCCATAAGCCTGCAGCAAAAAATGATCATGCTTTCCAAAAACCAACCGCTCCTGTCATTAAGGAAGTTAAAGTTCCTGAAAGTATGACGCTTGCGGCATTAGCCGATGCAATGTCTGTGAAATCCGGTGAAATCATTAAATACATGATGATGGAATTGGGCACTATGGCGACGATCAATCAGGTTCTTGACCAAGAAACAGCTATTCTGATTGTCGAAGAAATGGGGCATAAAGCGGTTGCATTCACCGAAAAAACCATTGAAGACGAAGTCATGGATCAAGATTATGACGGTGCAACGATTAAACGTTCACCTGTCGTCACGATTATGGGGCACGTTGATCATGGTAAAACGTCTTTGCTTGACTACATTCGAAAAGCGAAGGTTGCGTCAGGAGAAGCCGGTGGTATCACTCAGCATATTGGTGCTTATCATGTCGATACAGACATGGGTGGTTTAACATTTATTGATACTCCTGGACACGCGGCCTTTACTGCAATGCGTGCTCGTGGTGCTGAAGTCACTGATGTTGTCGTTATTGTTGTTGCTGCGGATGATGGTGTCATGCCACAAACCAAAGAGGCGATTCAACATGCGAAAGCATCTGGAGTTGGTATTGTTGTTGCCGTAAACAAAATGGATAAGGAAACTGCTAACCCTGAACGTGTTAAGCAAGAGTTGGTGGCTGAAGAAGTTGTGCCGGAAGAATGGGGTGGTGATGTTCAGTTCATTCCAGTTTCTGCAAAAACTGGTATGGGTGTTGATGAACTTCTTGATGCTATTTCGCTTCAAGCAGAGATTCTAGAACTTGAAGCTCCGACAGAGGGGCCGGTAAAAGGTGTGGTAATTGAATCACGTCTTGATAAAGGTCGTGGTCCAGTTGCAACCGTTTTGGTACAGCAAGGAACTTTGAAAAAAGGTGATATTGCTCTGTGTGGTATGGAATACGGTCGTGTCCGTGCTCTGATTTCTGATACTGGCGAAACCATCACCGAAGCAGGCCCTTCAATTCCAGTTGAATTGCTAGGGATGTCTGGAGTGCCTGTGGCGGGTGACGAAATGATTACGGTTGAGAATGAGCGTAAAGCCCGTGAAGCAGCCATGTATCGTCAAGCGAAGAATAAAGAATTGAAGATTGCTCGTCAGCAAAAATCGAAACTGGACAACATGTTCAATAAGATGGCTGAAGGGGATATCCAAAACGTTAATATTATTCTAAAAGCGGACGTTCAAGGTTCGATTGAAGCGATTACAGATGCTTTGGTCAAGCTGTCAACAGAAGAAGTCAAAGTAAATGTTATTTCTTCTGCGGTAGGTGGAATCACAGAAACTGATGCTAACTTAGCCTTAGCTTCCGATGCGATTTTGGTAGGTTTCAATGTTCGTGCTGATGCTTCTGCAAAACGATTGATTGATTCTGAATCAATCGCGCTGAAATACTACAGCGTTATTTACGAGATTGTGGATGAAGTCAAACGCGCTATGGAAGGTAAAATGGCTCCAGACTTCCGTGAAGATATCGTGGGTGTTGCCGATGTACGTGATGTGTTTAAGGCACCTAAGATTGGCGCAATCGCTGGTTGTATGGTGACCGAAGGTACCGTGAAACGTAACAATCCAATCCGTGTTCTTCGTGAAAATGTTGTTATTTATGAAGGGACTTTAGAGTCGCTACGTCGCTTCAAAGACGATGTCAACGAAGTGCAGAAAGGTATGGAGTGTGGTATCGGGGTTAAGGATTACAACGATGTTCGAGTTGGTGATCAAATCGAGTGTTATGAACGTGTTGAAGTTAAGCGTACGCTAGATTAATCATACCTCTTACAAAACTCTACTATGGCGGGCTGTAAAGAATATTTTTCGCTTTGCCCTAGCGAGTTTTGTTTCAGTTAAGAGTTTAATCCTTAAATTAAGTACACCGTTACTTTATAATGCCTCATCAATTCGATGGGGCATTTTTGTTTTATAAGTGTTGTCCCAGAGTCGTCCTTTGAGGATACATACGAGGTAGTAAATGGCAAATTCTCCAATTAGTCGCCCAACTCGCGTGGCGCAAGAAGTTCGCAGAACACTCGCGCAACTTCTGGTTCAAGAAGCAAAAGACCCGCGTTTTCAAAAAATCACGATTACAGAGTGTCAGATTTCAAAAGATTTAAGTGTGGCTAAAGTTCACTTTTCATTGATGGGTCATAGCTCGGAAGATCCAGAGGTTGAATCGACTTTACAGGCACTAGAAAAAGCCCAAGGGTATTTTCGTTCTGAAATCGGTAAACGTTTAAATCTTCGTATTGTGCCGCAGATTCGTTTTTATTTTGATACCGTGCCTGAAAATGTTCAGCACATCGAAGATTTAATCAATAAGGCATTGAATAAAAACTAAATATTTCAGCCGTTCTAATGAATCACCAATCTTTTTGAAAAGACCGTGTAACCTCATCTATAAAGGTAAGGCACAGTCCATCCTTTGGACTGCACCACTTGTCAAACAGATTGATACTTCTTCTTTATTGGATTATTTGTAGCCTGACAATAGGAACCTTATGGCACAGTATCGCAACCCACCCAAACAAGATATTCATGGCATTGTCCTGTTAAATAAACCGGCCGGTGTTTCTTCCAATGGGATCTTACAAAAAGTGCGCCGTCTGTTTAATGCCAAAAAAGCTGGACATACAGGAGCTCTAGATCCTTTTGCCACAGGACTTCTACCGATTTGCTTAGGAGAGGCGACTAAAGTTTCCGGATTGCTTTTGGATTCGGATAAAGGCTATCGAGCGACTTTAAACCTAGGCGAGCAATCGGATACTGGAGACACTGAAGGTGAAATTATTTCCACACAGTTAGTGCCTGAATTAAGCGTTGAAAAAATAGAAGCAACCTTGGCCGATTTTATTGGAGATATTCAACAAATTCCGCCTATGTATTCGGCTTTGAAACACAACGGCAAACCGCTTTATTGGTATGCTCGACAAGGAATCGAAATTGACCGGCCGGCGAGAAATATTCATATCTTTTCATTAAAGCTTGTTTCATTTTCTCAAGAATCGAAAGGTACTGCGCAAATCGTATTTGATGTTTTGTGTTCAAAAGGCACATATGTTCGAACATTAGGCGAAGATATTGCTAAAGCAATCGGCACAGTTGGCCATTTAACCGCTTTACACCGAATTCAAAGTGGGTCTTTGCGTGCTGAACAAATGTTGACGATTGAACAAATTGAAGAAGCAATCACTTCAGGCAAGGGTGATGATATTCTTTGGCCGGTGGATTTGCCGCTAGAGCATTTGCAAAGAATTGATTTGGTTGAGGATCAAGCAAAGTGGTTACGAAATGGGGGGCAACTTCGGTTACCGAAACCAGAAACGGAGTTAGTTCGCTTTTATAATCCAGATGGGATTTGTTTGGGGGTCGGAGAATGGATGCCTGAACATGAACGTATTAAGCCAAAACGTTTGTTTAATCTTCCAGAGTTGGATAAATAAATGTCAGAAAAACTATACCAAAAAGCCGATGGAATTCTGGATTTAAGAAGCCGAGAGAGTTTTCTTTCCGGCCACTTAGTTGATTCGACCTGGATGGGTTTTGAGATGCTAGCGGAAAGTTTAAATCAATTACCTGCTGCGCCCGCGGTGTTATTTTTAGTGGGCGATAAACCTGAAATTGAAGAGGCGAGTATCTTTTTGGATGCCAAAGGCTATGAAGTGAATGGCTCTTTGGTAATCAATGAAAATACATTGGTTTTTTGGCAAAGGTCTTTGCAACAGGACTGGACTGAAGGAAAAGAGTCAAAGCAATTATGGCAGCCATCAAGAATTGTATTGGATTGGTTAGAAAATTATCGTAACGATTTAGATATTGAGCGTCCAACCGTATTAGATTTAGGATGCGGTGGAGGTCGTGATGCAGTGTTCTTGGCAAAACAAAAAATGTCGGTGACAGCCATCGACAATAAAGGCAAT
Proteins encoded in this window:
- a CDS encoding DUF485 domain-containing protein, which encodes MGNKVKFSAILLAVYTVLYFGVALMVSASFKDLAATEIAGAPLAIWGGLVVIITGVIITRLYLKKMDSEETN
- a CDS encoding cation acetate symporter, whose product is MENLVALIIVGLGIALSIAISFYHSKSTSSTANFYVAGGGLSPKVNGLAMLGDYASAASFLGVAGAVALLGVDGWWLAIGFFAAWIVVLIAISSPLKNVGKFTVADVLNARFTENSTKIRTVAMASTLVLCVMYLVPQIVGAGHLFGLLLGWDYLPTVLVTGSLMALFVIIGGMKGTSYNQAIQGAILFGAMLFLLVFGVIHLFGGNPAGVIEASEQMVPAKLAAENAAAVAAAQAAGSPGEAVDAVRALMPEAASAVTPGVGLRDFANQASLVIALFLGVLGLPHILIKFYTVSNASDARKSAEITIWGLAVFYAAIFFVGLIAMYALYPELLKLIADGKVGVAKNMTMPMLGDMLGGQILMGVIAAGAMAAMLSTSAGLLISATSSLSHDLYKGVINPNSTDEQELRFAKIGAFFLAVVAIAMSVWLKEENVAMLVGMCFGIAASTFAPALVFAVWWKGLTSQAVIWGMATGLVLSLLFTFSKFFGAKTMLGLDVLVNPALYSVPVAIIVTLVVAKMTSDKGNVEEFMEKAHGK
- a CDS encoding DUF294 nucleotidyltransferase-like domain-containing protein, giving the protein MALIQQREFLSKITPFTELPNDLLNQLADSMDIVYLPERTEITFQNELALLYILIKGKVTEYRDEEVTSHYSVRGFFGDSAILEKSQSHVKFVVDEEAIAYKLPAGKFLHAFNEHEAFADFFNASIVEKLNRIHETQQTATSTEVMMDTVISAPIQKLVSVTQKASILEATQAMTDARSDACLVEFSEGESGIITSTDILKFVALGETDRINAPSGVQSICNRPVYSVHEFDYLFNALLKMTRFQIDRLAVRSDLGFVGFLHQKDLMSLFANQSGLVLTKVEKSTTVEDLIGIGEQVDAMVHNLNRKGIKTHYIAKLVNELHRKMIAKLVEFILPETLQEKVCLFVMGSEGRSEQVIRTDQDNALIYDNELNAEQLTQLHAFTKAFTENLMKMGFPPCPGNIMLSNPEWCQSQASFSQTVEGWFDESTEGSFMNAAILFDAEFVFGESHWLNDIKRLLIHLNIKHSNFLRHFAIQSLKFNTPVGFFGGLIADSESGIEVIDIKKGGIFSIVHGIRCYALELGIKATNTHWRIKALMDAGVFEQEFGIELGETLNFLNTLRLESMLHQLDSGVELPDNKIRLAELSHMQQDLLKQSFNVVDVFKKRLSHHFGLNGML
- a CDS encoding 3'-5' exonuclease; this encodes MSLIERGITFFQKNRLSKQKQKLKGESYEYLFNVIPDEFVCFDCETTGLNTKKDKIITLSAIKVVGHEVLTSQSLNLVIKQERKISADSIAIHQIRNLDVANSSFIYLDEFSAIQDFLAFIQGRTLVGYYLDFDVSMVNRVIKPVLGIDLPNPRIETSAMFHEYTRQKYKRSCIEPNIDLSFSHILKTLQIPNMGQHDAYNDALMTAFIFVKLKRLLAEGNKP
- the rimP gene encoding ribosome maturation factor RimP; this translates as MRLEEKLEQLLAPTIESMGFELWGIEYIPAGKHSTLRIYIEKEGGVNVDDCSDVSRQVSAIMDVEDPISSAYNLEVSSPGMDRQLFKPEQFIRYKGEQVQIRTSIAVLGRKRFKGPMLTVTEDGIEVEVDAELYEIPFDLIEKANLVAVF
- the nusA gene encoding transcription termination factor NusA: MSRKDVLAVVEIMANEKGVDKEIIFDAIETALATATRRSHDDEIDARVEINRISGDYKTYRRWEVIEDDVYIEDNVGWYIRHMDAVDEKPGSEVGEFIEEEIESIDFGRIGAQTAKQVIIQKVREAERKKVVEVYEKRIGEILTGQVKRVDRGDVILDLGDNVDALIPRNQLVGRENFRMGDRVRAYLQEVSFRPRGPLLTMSRACNEMLIELFKIEVPEISDDLIDVMSAARDVGFRAKIAVRANDPRLDPIGACVGMRGGRVQAVTNELNGERIDIIMWDANDAQFVINAMAPAEVTNIMVDEDSHTMDIAVEDEQLSQAIGKNGQNVRLASELTGWELNVMTQSDMSEKHELESRDQINIFVNALDIDDEFAEVLVGEGFTTLEEVAYVPAAEMLEIDGFDEDLVTELKQRAKDALLTQAIAEEEKAALAEPAEDLLNLEGMNPEMAKTLAQSGVITQEDLAELGTDELLELVELDEAAAAELILKARAPWFE
- the infB gene encoding translation initiation factor IF-2, encoding MAQVTIKKFAETLNLSVEKLLTQLDESGVKGKKSDDSITEDEKLTLLGYLKSLHGESAEAPKKVTLRRKQTQTLSTGKRKVNVEVRKKRTYVKKEEQVEPEEVPTEEPTEAPTPAPTTAPSVDAKKDEVIDESLLKPHNQGEKHEKPKADKEPVAKSPVDVAPLPPKEDHSKAAKKSKDKKHQDNRELSERKDKPKGKAAKKSKGSFLDEGRNRMRGKNRHKPAAKNDHAFQKPTAPVIKEVKVPESMTLAALADAMSVKSGEIIKYMMMELGTMATINQVLDQETAILIVEEMGHKAVAFTEKTIEDEVMDQDYDGATIKRSPVVTIMGHVDHGKTSLLDYIRKAKVASGEAGGITQHIGAYHVDTDMGGLTFIDTPGHAAFTAMRARGAEVTDVVVIVVAADDGVMPQTKEAIQHAKASGVGIVVAVNKMDKETANPERVKQELVAEEVVPEEWGGDVQFIPVSAKTGMGVDELLDAISLQAEILELEAPTEGPVKGVVIESRLDKGRGPVATVLVQQGTLKKGDIALCGMEYGRVRALISDTGETITEAGPSIPVELLGMSGVPVAGDEMITVENERKAREAAMYRQAKNKELKIARQQKSKLDNMFNKMAEGDIQNVNIILKADVQGSIEAITDALVKLSTEEVKVNVISSAVGGITETDANLALASDAILVGFNVRADASAKRLIDSESIALKYYSVIYEIVDEVKRAMEGKMAPDFREDIVGVADVRDVFKAPKIGAIAGCMVTEGTVKRNNPIRVLRENVVIYEGTLESLRRFKDDVNEVQKGMECGIGVKDYNDVRVGDQIECYERVEVKRTLD
- the rbfA gene encoding 30S ribosome-binding factor RbfA gives rise to the protein MANSPISRPTRVAQEVRRTLAQLLVQEAKDPRFQKITITECQISKDLSVAKVHFSLMGHSSEDPEVESTLQALEKAQGYFRSEIGKRLNLRIVPQIRFYFDTVPENVQHIEDLINKALNKN
- the truB gene encoding tRNA pseudouridine(55) synthase TruB, with the protein product MAQYRNPPKQDIHGIVLLNKPAGVSSNGILQKVRRLFNAKKAGHTGALDPFATGLLPICLGEATKVSGLLLDSDKGYRATLNLGEQSDTGDTEGEIISTQLVPELSVEKIEATLADFIGDIQQIPPMYSALKHNGKPLYWYARQGIEIDRPARNIHIFSLKLVSFSQESKGTAQIVFDVLCSKGTYVRTLGEDIAKAIGTVGHLTALHRIQSGSLRAEQMLTIEQIEEAITSGKGDDILWPVDLPLEHLQRIDLVEDQAKWLRNGGQLRLPKPETELVRFYNPDGICLGVGEWMPEHERIKPKRLFNLPELDK
- a CDS encoding class I SAM-dependent methyltransferase; this translates as MSEKLYQKADGILDLRSRESFLSGHLVDSTWMGFEMLAESLNQLPAAPAVLFLVGDKPEIEEASIFLDAKGYEVNGSLVINENTLVFWQRSLQQDWTEGKESKQLWQPSRIVLDWLENYRNDLDIERPTVLDLGCGGGRDAVFLAKQKMSVTAIDNKGNVLKRAKQLAQSSGAQVTFKCCDLSKTVKTENDECLPAGKFDVILGVRFLNRALLSQLSNKLSPNGFLLWETFVDNGEFLESPKNPNFILKTGELAEVFKDLNIITDKIQKISDGRPVNAFIARKPAGKI